A genome region from Dolichospermum compactum NIES-806 includes the following:
- the folB gene encoding dihydroneopterin aldolase, producing MDCIHLTGIRGYGYTGFLPEEQALGQWFEVDVKLWLDLSKPAKTDNIEDTIDYRHIISLVQNLLKTSKFALVERLAGAIADGILEDRDSINQVQVILSKPAAPIPDFSGKISIELTRSKLQ from the coding sequence ATGGACTGTATTCATTTAACAGGAATTCGTGGCTATGGTTATACCGGATTTTTACCAGAAGAACAAGCATTAGGACAATGGTTTGAGGTAGATGTTAAATTATGGTTGGATCTTTCTAAACCTGCCAAAACAGATAATATTGAAGATACTATAGATTATCGGCACATAATTAGCTTAGTGCAAAATTTGCTAAAAACCTCAAAGTTTGCATTGGTGGAAAGACTAGCTGGTGCGATCGCTGATGGTATTTTAGAGGACAGGGATAGCATTAATCAAGTACAAGTTATTCTCAGTAAACCCGCTGCACCTATTCCTGATTTTAGCGGCAAAATTAGTATTGAATTGACTAGAAGTAAACTCCAGTAG
- the menD gene encoding 2-succinyl-5-enolpyruvyl-6-hydroxy-3-cyclohexene-1-carboxylic-acid synthase, with protein sequence MQLTFNNLNLLWSYVLTETLKRLGLNCAVICPGSRSTPLTIAFVQQIPDIEAIPILDERSAAFFALGQAKVTGKPVVLVCTSGTAGANFYPAVIEARESRVPLLILTTDRPAELRNCHSGQTIDQVKLYGNYPNWQGELATPSLDVGMLDYLRQTVIYAWERCQFPNSGAVHLNIPFRDPLAPIPDGTEFTLDVEDFFAGIVSTPLPITSYQLPITNYQKGIIIAGVAQPQAPEDYCRAIAHLSQTLQWPVLAEGVSPVRNYADLNPYIISTYDIILRNQNLAQELTPEVVIQIGEMPTSKELRNWLTNANPQRFVIDNCDQNLDPLHGKTTHLRISVTEIGKLEIGNLAENEYLQKWSTAEKQVRKNIDDDLENVDELIESKVAWLISQILPPQTPLFIANSMPVRDVEFFWKPNNLRIKPYFNRGANGIDGTLSTALGIAHHQQSSVMLTGDLSLLHDTNGFLISNKFIGHLTIILINNNGGGIFEMLPIAKFNPPFEEFFATPQNIDFSKLCATYNVQHKLINSWEELANRLKYLPKTGIRVLEVKTNRKRDVMWRKENLTKFGNW encoded by the coding sequence ATGCAACTTACTTTTAATAATCTTAATCTTCTTTGGTCTTATGTATTAACAGAAACCCTCAAACGCTTGGGTTTAAATTGCGCTGTTATCTGTCCTGGTTCTCGTTCTACACCATTAACGATCGCTTTTGTCCAACAAATACCAGATATTGAAGCTATTCCCATTTTAGATGAACGTTCAGCGGCTTTTTTTGCCCTGGGACAAGCCAAAGTAACGGGAAAACCTGTAGTATTAGTTTGTACATCGGGAACTGCGGGAGCAAATTTTTATCCAGCGGTAATTGAAGCTAGGGAAAGTCGCGTCCCTTTGTTAATATTAACCACCGATAGACCAGCAGAATTACGAAATTGTCATTCTGGACAAACTATTGACCAAGTGAAATTATACGGTAATTATCCCAATTGGCAAGGGGAATTAGCTACACCTTCTCTAGATGTAGGAATGTTAGATTATCTCCGACAAACGGTAATTTATGCTTGGGAACGTTGTCAATTTCCCAATTCTGGCGCAGTCCATTTAAATATACCTTTCCGTGACCCTCTCGCGCCCATTCCCGACGGTACAGAGTTTACCTTAGATGTGGAAGATTTCTTTGCGGGAATAGTTTCCACCCCATTACCAATTACCAGTTACCAATTACCAATTACTAATTACCAAAAAGGGATTATTATCGCTGGTGTAGCCCAACCACAAGCCCCGGAAGACTATTGTAGAGCGATCGCACATCTAAGTCAAACTCTCCAATGGCCTGTTTTAGCGGAAGGAGTTTCCCCCGTTAGAAATTACGCAGACTTAAATCCTTATATAATTTCCACCTACGATATTATTCTCAGGAATCAAAACCTTGCCCAAGAATTAACCCCAGAAGTAGTTATCCAAATTGGCGAAATGCCCACAAGCAAAGAATTACGTAATTGGTTAACCAATGCTAACCCACAACGTTTTGTCATTGATAATTGTGATCAAAATTTAGATCCTTTACATGGAAAAACCACCCATTTAAGAATTTCAGTCACAGAAATTGGTAAGTTGGAAATTGGAAACTTAGCAGAAAATGAATATTTACAAAAATGGTCTACAGCAGAAAAGCAAGTGAGAAAAAATATTGATGATGATTTAGAAAATGTAGATGAATTAATCGAGAGTAAAGTTGCTTGGTTAATTTCCCAAATTTTGCCACCACAAACACCCCTATTTATTGCGAATAGTATGCCAGTGCGAGATGTAGAATTTTTCTGGAAACCCAATAATTTAAGAATTAAACCCTATTTTAACCGAGGCGCGAATGGGATTGATGGTACACTTTCCACTGCTTTAGGAATAGCACATCATCAGCAAAGTAGCGTGATGTTAACAGGAGATTTATCTTTATTACATGATACCAACGGTTTTTTGATTAGCAATAAATTTATTGGACATTTAACAATTATCCTAATTAATAACAACGGTGGAGGAATATTTGAAATGTTACCCATTGCTAAATTTAATCCACCTTTTGAAGAGTTTTTTGCCACACCCCAAAATATTGATTTCTCTAAGTTATGCGCGACTTACAATGTACAACATAAATTAATTAATTCTTGGGAAGAATTAGCAAATAGATTAAAGTATTTACCAAAGACAGGAATTAGAGTTTTAGAAGTCAAAACAAATAGGAAAAGAGATGTGATGTGGAGAAAAGAAAATTTAACAAAATTTGGTAATTGGTAA